The sequence CGGCAGGTACTCGCCCTGGAACAGCAGCCCGGCCTGACGGAACCCGACGGCGGGCGCCGCGACGGCGGTGCGGGTCGTCTCGTCGGGGGTGCCGGCGGCGGCCTTGATCCCGTAGATCCTGTCCAGGTTGGCGACCGACTCGTCGAGCCGTCCCTTGCCCGCCAGCCAGGTGGGGCTCTCCTTGAGCATCAGCGCTTGGGCCAGGAGCAGCGCGGCGGCGACGACCGAGGCCGAGCCGACCGACCAGCGCCAGATGTCGCTGCCCACGTTCAGGTGGAAGAAGAGCAGTGCCAGGGCCAGGTTGCCGGTGGTGGCGATGTACCAGACGGCCTGCCACAGGTTCAGCCGGCCGCCCAGCTTCGCGGGCGTGTACTCGGCGAGCAGGGCCATGGCGACCGCGAAGTCGATGCCGTACGCGACACCCACCAGGATCCGGCCGAGCCAGACGGCGTTGAAGTCACCGGCGAACGCGGCGAACAGCGCGCCCGCGATCGCGAACACCTTGGCGATGAGCAGCGGGGGGACGCGGCCGATGCGGGTGGCGAGCCAGCCGCCGACCGGATTGAAGACGATCGCCAGGGCCGGAGCGGTGGCCGTGAGGATCGAGACCTGGGTGGTCGTGAGCTCCATCTGGGACGTCATCGGCCCCAGACCGGCGCTCAGGGCCGCGTTCGAGTAGGCGTCGAGGAACAGCCCGCCGAACACGAGGAACCAGATGATGCGCGCCCGGCCAGTGATCCTTCCCAGCCCATCGATGAGCGCAACGACGTCGGCGGCGCCCTTGACGCCCGGACGTTGTGCCATGATCCACCTCTTTGAGGAAGACCCATCGGTGGCACGGGGAGCACAAAACAGGCATGACGAGACCACCGACAGGTGGTCTATGTCTATGCCTGTCAAAACACTGCGGAGTACACCGCAGCAAGTGCCTTGCGGGAACTGCAACTACGCGGCGATGTTAGGAACATGCCCGGAGGAGCGTCAAGGGTTTCGGCCAGGTTGCCGAAATGTGGCGGGTGCCCCGCGGAGGCCGTCGGTGCGGAAGGGGTGCGCCTGCGCCGTCCCCGCGCTGCCGAAGAGCAGCGCGGGGACGGCGGCCGGCAGGAGCAGCACCCCGGTGCGGAGTGATCGCACGGTGATGCTCCCTCTCTCAGCCCCGGCGCGCGGCCAGGGCGTGGACCGTGCCGTCGTCCGTGAGGGCGACGACCCAGTCACCGCTGACCGAGAGCGCCGAAGCCACTCCTCCGCCGAGGGGGTACGAGGCCCGCTGCCTGCCGGTGGCGCGGTCCAGGACCAGCAGACGGCCGTCCCATGTCCCCACGTACACCAGGGACTTCGACACCAGCGGGTGCATCGTGGGTGATCCCGCGCCGGCCTTGCAGCCCATGGCGCGCCAGGGGTCGTCCAGCGGGCTCTTGCCCGGCAGATATCCGGCCTTGGTCTCCCACACCGGCTTCGAGGGATCGGACGCGCTGGTGTCGTAGGCGCGTACGACACCGTCGCGGCCCGCCACATAGGCGATGTCGCCCCACACGGCGGGGCTGGTGAGCGGGGCCTTCCCGGGCTCACAGGTGCTGCCGCCGCCCAGCTTGGACGCCCAGGTCACGTTGCCCGTTTTCGGGTCGTGTCCGCGGACGCCGTAGGCCGTGAACGTCACCAGCTTCGCCGGGCCCGAGGCGGGTTGGGTCAGCACCGGCGAGGAGTGGCTGTCGATGTCGCCCGCGGTGTCCTTCGACCAGGTCTGTTTGCAGGTCGCGAGGTCCATCGCGAGGACGGAGTTGCTCGACACGGAGTGCACATAGGCGGTGTTGGAGCCGGGCTCGCGGATGGCGGTGCTGTGCGCCTGGCCCCAGGAGGAACAGCAGCACGAGACCGAGCCCGCCCACCGTGCGTATGCATTTCATGGCAGCGGACACTAGCCAGGAATAGCCCCTTTCCAGCCGAGACCGAACGACTTTCACCAGGCCGTCCACAAGAGTTCAGCTGTGGAGCAGAGACGCTGCTGCGAGCCACCGCGCAGGCCACCGCGCAGACCACCGCCCAGGCTGTGGCCCGCGCCCGCGCCGGGATACGCGCTCTGCATCGGGCCCGGAACGAGCCGTACGCGGGCCGTAGGCCGGGTTCGTGATCTGTGCCTGCTGGTCAGCCCACGCGCCCGCTCCACCAGGCGCTTTCGTCAGGTCCGCTCCACAAGGCCCTTCGGTCTGCGGCCAAGTTCAGACTCACGTCTACCCCCATCCTTTTCGCCGCGCTCGGGGGCAGGGCGAACCCCTGCGTCTTCACCTTCGTCATTCCGGGCAACAGGAGCGTTTTTCCCAGCCCGCGGGAATGGTCTTCGCCTTCGAAGACGGCTTGGGCCGTCCGCCCGTTGGCGTCCGTGGCCCCGATGCTGAGGAATTCCTCAAGATCCACCATGTTGGTCGAGCCGTTGCGGATCGTGACCTCCACAGCCCGTGTCCGGTTGCGCGGTGTATACCCGCTTGGCCCGCCGGATTCCGTCGTGCGGGGGGTGTACGGCTTGGGTGCCGAGACCGTCACCTGCACCCCGTTCTTGAAGCACCACGTGGTGCCGAAATCCGTTGTTCGCTGCCGGCCGGCCTGGCACGAGATCTGGTGGAAAGGGTCGGTGGCGGCCACGGCGCCATTGAGGCACCACACGGTGGCCAGGCCCCCGAGGACCGCGCCGGTCAAGCACCTTCCCCGGTTTCCGGCGTAACCCTGCTTCACCCGCCGGGCTCCGAGAATCCCCAGGGCCAGAGCCGTGGTGGTCAAGAGCCCCGCCACCCAGAACAGGACCCGGGCAGGGCCGGTCGAGCCGACGACGCCGAGGGTCGCGAGAATGAGGAGGCCGAGGACGGCGAGGGTGAGGGCTGCAATGCCAAGGCCGTTGCGGGGCGGCCCGGTACGGGGAGCAGGACCTTCGGGGGAGTCCGGCTCGGCCGGGCCACCGGGAACGCCGGCCCCTGTGGGAGACGGCGGCGATATGTCTCCGTGGGAGGGTCCCGCCTGCGGCTTCGGGGAATCTGCCATGGCCACTCCGTTCTTGCGACGCACGGCGCGTGCCTGCTCGGGCACCGTCACCGGGCGGTTGCGTCCTTTCAGGCGTACGGGTTGCCTGGAGAGAGGGGCAGGAGACGCGCCGGGTTGCTTCGCGGCGGTGCACAGGAGGCGGCGGGGGTGTTCGGCCTCGATCATCCGGGCGGGAGCGGGGATCCCGCACCGCCGAAGCCGCATGCCGCATGCCGCATGATTTCGCCCGGTTCGATCTGCTGCGGCTGCTCGGTGGCAGCAGGCGTGTGGTGCCGCTCCAGGCCGGCCCGCTGCACTCACACGTCGCGGCGCCTCACGACAAACACGGCGAGAGCGACGGTGATCAGCGGCCAGAGCGCGTACACGATCCAGGAGCCGGGAACTGTGGCGGTGTAGCCCAGGGATCCGGGTTCCGGCCCCCAGTTCTGGATCAGGCGGCTCCAGGCGGCCGACACCAGCGCGTGTTTGACGTCCGCCGACCAGCGGTTGCTCTCCGAGAACATGGTGGGCAGCATCAGCAGAGTGAAGACGCTGGTGACCATGGTCCCGGCGGCGTGCCGGAGCAGAACGCCGAGGCCCAGACCGACCAGGGCGCAGACCGGAGCCAGCAACGCGGATGCCACCATTTGGGCGGCCACCTCAGCGCCGGGCCGCGCCCCGAGGGCGGCTTCCGGGGGGCCGCCAGGCTGCCGCTGCCCGCGCCCATCGGAGTTCCGGTGGAGGCCCGATGACCGTCCGGGTGGTGCTCGCCGACGGCCAGCCGTTGGTGCGGTCCGGCCTACGTGTGATCATGGCCGACTACCCCGACCTGGAGGTCGTCGGTGAAGCCGCCACCGGCGCCGAGGCCGTCCGACTCGTCAGGGATGCCAGTCCCGACGTCGTGGTCATGGACATCCGGATGCCCGGCATGGACGGGATCGAGGCCACCCGCCTGGTCACGGCCGGTCCGGCAACCACCCGCGTCCCCGGCTCCCCGTGGCGAGCCGGAGCCGACGATCTCCTCGATGACCTTCGTCAGCTCCGGACGATCTTGCCCGGAGAGGGTGAGGGACACGACTGCGCCTCCGTACCGGCGGATCATGATGAGCTACGACGAGCCGGGGCCCACCCGCCATGAGTTCCACCGCAGTAGTGATTCCGGAATCCCGCCGGGAAGGCCGTTGGCCCTCGGCTTTCTGCCGTGTGTGGCTCTCCGGAGTGCACCGGCCTCAGGTTTCTCAACTTTGCGACCTCCCAAGACTGAGCAACATTATTTTTCTTATGGCTTTCCGGTTGTTTCGCCAGGTAGAAAGGACGCGGCAGTGAAAGGCATTGCCGCGTACAACAGGGGGAGGAATTGTTATGGCTTCTGAGAACGTATTCATGGATGACGCCGAGAACCTGATCGCCGGCTACTCGACCTACGCGACGGCGGAGGAGCTCGACGCGGACATGGGTGACCAGGCGCCGGCGAACACGCCGTCGGTCGTGGTTACCAGCACCATCGCCTGGAGCTGCTGACCGGCACGGTGCAGGCGGGCCCCGGTGCGAGCAGAACGCACCGGGGCTCTTTCCTGTGGTGGTGATCTCCGGGTGGGTGAGCGGTGCGTCCCGATGTCGCTCCGGGTGACGGGAGGTGCATCTCAACCGCATGAGGCGGCCAAGTCAGCAGACTGCTCGGCCCCGATGACGACGCCGGTGAAGCGGGCGGGGGCGTAGAACTCCTGCGCCACGTTCACGACGTCGGTGCGGGTGACGTCTCTGAGGGCCGCCACATGGCCGTGCAGCCATTCCGGGCCGAAACCACTCGCCATGGAGGTGAGGAGAAACTCCGCCATGCCTGCCTGGGACGCCGCGCCGGCGGCGGTCGCGCCGATGATGAATTCGCGGGCGGCGTGAATTTCCGTGGACGACGGCGGATCGGCCGCGAATCTCCCCAGTTCCGTCTGGATCTCGCGGAGTGCGGCGCCGGTGGCGCGGGTGGCCGTGTCGGCCTGGACGAGGAGGAACGTGTTGCCGCGGTGTTCGTCGAGGGTGGCCGAGGTGCGATAGGCGATTCCCCGCGTTTCCCTGATGCCGAGCGCCAGCCGTGATGAGAACGATCCCCCCAGGGCGCAGCCTGCCAGGCTGAGGGCGGGGAACCGGGGGTCGGACTGACCGAAGGCGGGGGCCGCCAGCAGGATCTGGGACTGGACGGCCCCGGGGCGGGGGACGGACGCGATGCCTTTTCCGGTGATTGTCGGCGTGCGCGCAGGGCTGGTGTCGGCGTGCGCCGGGGAGGGCCACTGCGAAAGCTCCGCCGGCAGGTTCCGGATCGCCGCTTCCGGGGCGAGATCCCCCACCAGGACGAGCGTGGCGCCCTCTGTCCCCATGAGTTGGGAGTGGAGGGCCGTCAGGCGCCCGGCGGTCACAGCGGCGAGGTCTTCATCGGACGGCAGGAGGCGGTGGAACGCGTCCCCGTATGCGTGGGCGAGCAGTGCCTCTCGCGCGTGTGTTGCCGGCTGGACACGCGTGAGTGCGCTGTGCGCCGCCACTCTCCGGACTGCCGCCCGGCATACGTCGTCGTCGTACCGACGTGGTGTCAGGGCGGTGGCCAGGCTCTCCAACAGTGGGAGAAGGCCTGCGGCCGACGTCGTACCGGAGAGGGTGAGGCCGGTGCTGTCGAGTCCGGCGGTGAGAGCGGCGCCCGGCCAGGCCGGTGCGCGCCCGTGCAGGAGAGCGCGGGCGAGCACCTCTCGGAGGGCCGGCGGATGGTTCGGGCCCGTGGGCAGAGGTGTCCGTAATCTGACTTCCACCAGGGGGACCGAGGGAGCCTTGACGGCCACCACCCGGAGCCCGTCGCCGAGGACCGTGTCCGACCAGGGGGGCATCGGGAAGTGCTCGTCGGGACCGAGGGCGGGGAGTACGCGTGGCGTACGCGGCGGATTCATCGGAGCCCTCCGGGGACGAGGGTGAGGACGCCCCGGCGCTGCCCTGCGAGGTGCTCGGCGGCTCGGGAGATATCCAGGGAGTCGAGGGTGAGCAGTAGTCCGGAGAACTCGTCGACGAGTTCGGCCCGTCCGTGCAGGACTTCGTACGCCCCGGCGTTGCGGACCCGGGTCAGCAGGGTGTCATGCGCACGGAGGATCTCCCGGTTCGCCCGCGCGCCCGCCTGTCGCAGGTGTCCCGGATCGGGGCCCCGTCCCGCCAGCTCCTCCAGTTCCCGGTCGACGGCGTCGAGGACCTGCTCCACGGAGTACGGCTGACGGTGCGTCACCGAGACGCCGAAGGTGTCCGGGAAGTGGGCCTGGAACGGGCCGAAGAAACCGCAGTGGGTGCGGACCGATGCCGCGGCACCCGAACCGTCGACCAGGGCCCCGCGCAGCCGGTGCCCGAGCAGCCGGGCCAGCAGTACGTGCGCCAGGTAGGCCCGCTGTTCGGCCGCCGGGTCGGGCAGCCGGTAGCCGACAGCGACCGCCGGGAGCGGGGCGAAGGGGTCGTGGTGCGTGCCGTGCCGGTCCGTCTCCGGTGCGGGCTCCGTCTGCCGGGGCCGCGCCGCACCCGGTCGCCCCGGCAGATCGCCGAAGTGGCGGTCGACCAGGGCTGCGACCCGCTCCGGATCGAACCGGCCGGTGAGCGTCAGAACGGCGTTGCCCGGGGCGTAGTGCGCGGCGAAGAAGTCCTCCGCCTCCTCCACGGTCGCCCGCTCCAGGTCGGCGAAGTGGCCGTATCCGTCGTGGGCATTGGCGAACTCCCGGTAGAGGACCTGCGGCAGAAGGGGCCAGGGGAAGCCGCCGTACGGCTTGTTGGTGACGTTGAGCCGGATCTCCTCCTTGATGACCTCGATCTGCGTCCGCAGGCTCTCCTCGGTCAGCCGGGGCCCCCGCATCCGGTCGGCCTCGAGGAAGAGGACCCGCTCCAGAGCCCGCGGCGGGACGGCCTGGAAGTACTCGGTGTGGTCGGGGTGGGTGGCCGCATTGGCGACGCCACCGCTCGCGTTGACGATCCGGTGGTGGTCCGCCCTGCCGACGTTCTCGCTGCCCTGGAACATCAAGTGCTCGAAGAGATGGGCGAATCCGGAACGGCCCGCGGGCTCCGACCTGTACCCCACGTGGTAGTGGACGGCGATCTCGGTCACGAGAGCGGACGGTCTGGGGTCGAGGACGGTCCGGAGGCCGTTGTGCAGCGTCAGCCGGTGCACGGGGTGCTGCCGGCGCTCTCTCCTGTGTCGGCCTCGTAGACGGAGACATGGCGCGTGCTGCGGAAGGTGTAGGGCTGCCTCGTCCAGTCCTCCCAGCGTTCCACCAGGCGTAGGCCGGAGAGCTTGGCCAGCAGGTCCAGCTCGAAGGGGAAGGCGTACCGGAGCAGATGGCGCTTGGTCTCCGGCGGTCCGCCGTCGAGGATGGTGTGCGTACCGAGCATGATCTGCTGGGAGCGGTCCACCGTCAGGGTGTTCAGCAGGACGCCGTTCTCGCCGAGTGGCTGCATGGAGAGTTCCTGTTTCTCCATGGTGTGGTAGACGGCGGGGTCGAACGCTTCGAGGATGAAGCGGCCGCCGGGCGCCAGCTGATCGGCGGCGTTCCGCAGGCAGCCGAGCTGCTGCTCCTGGGTGATGGCGGAGAAGAAGGTGTTCATCACCACCGTGATGACATCGAAGCGCAGCCCTGTGCTCCGCTCGGTGAAATCACCCAGCACGGTGGACACGGCACCCTTGGCGTCCTGCTCCTTGAGCTTGGCCAGCATGGCCTCGGAGCCGTCGATCCCGTGCACCTCGAAGCCGCGCTCGGCGAGCGGCAGGGCGATACGCCCCGTCCCCACGCCGAGTTCGAGCACCCGGCCGCCGGGCGGGGCGAGGTCCGCGATCAGCGCCACGGCCTGCTCGGTGTCGGCCGTGACCGGATACATCTGGTCGTAGACCCCGGCCAGCTTCTCGTCGTAGTGGGCGTGATCAATACTCATGTCGTCCTCGGGGTCATCGGGTGTCCGTCCGCGCACAGCGCGGCGGCGCCCTCGGTGTCGATCAGGTCTGCGGCGAGGTCCAGGTGGTGGCGGAGGTCATCGGCCCATCCGACGTACGCGGCGAAGTCGTGCGCGTGGGTGAGCACGCGCAGCGCCGCCATCCGGCCCGCCCGCGCGGCGTCGAAGGAGCCGGTTCCGTATCCGGCCAGGAACTGCCGTACGGCGTGGGCGCAGTGCGACGACGCCTCGGGGCGTGCGGTGAGATGCCGCAGCCTGAACTCGGCCAGCTCGCCGAGGAGCCAGCCGATGTCGTACTCGGGCGGGCCGGCGGCGAATTCCTCGCCGGCCAGCAGCGTGCCGTGGCCTGGTGCCCCGGCCCCGCCCACGGCCGCCGGAATCAGTGAGCCCATGCTCACCCCGCCGCACAGGAACACCGCGTTGGCCCGGTCCGGGACGGCCTCCTCGCACCATGTCCGCGCGCGCTCCCAGCGCTCCGGGCCGAGCCGTGCGCGCGCCGCGGTGTGGAGGGCGGGCCCGGCTCCCGGCCCCTTCTCGCCGTCCAGCCAGAGCGAGAGCCGCGCGGCCCCGGCGGGCTCCCGGGCGGCCCATGCCTTGGGCAGAGCAGTGTGCAACCGGTGCAGCAACTGCCCTACCCCATACATCAGTTGACTCAGCCCGTGCCACCCGGCGTTGTCGGGTCCACCCGCGAGGACATGTCCCGCCGACCGGTCCGCGCCGGCCGGGTAACTGCGTCCTGCCCCGGCCGGCACGCCGAGGTTCAGCACGACCGGTCCACCGGACAGCCCTGCCACCGCCTCGCGGATCGCGGGCGTCACGGGGGAGAACGGCCGAGGGCGCCGCGGGCCGGGGAACCGCACCCAGACGTACGGCTCGCCGCCTTCCGGGCCGACGGCAGCGATCCTGGTGGCGAGATACCCGGTGGCGAAGGCGGCCCGCACCGTGCCCTCGGGGGTGCCCGTGGGAGCGGTCACGGTGCCCCTCCGCCGTTCCGGAGGGCCTCCGCGGCCTCCACCAGCTCCGGCAGCGGAGCGGCGACGGTCGCGTCCATCCGGCCGGTGGTGGTGCTCAGACCGGGCATCGGCGGTACCACGACGACGTTGCGGTGCTCGGCGAGCGCCCGGCAGTGCCGCCGGTAGGCCACGGATTCCACCCCGCCCGGCGGCAGCGCCGGAGCGACGACCACGGGTGCGGTGGTGCATTGCAGCGCGAGCAGCACCGGGGTGTCGGCGCTACCGAGGGCGAACCTGGCGAGGAAGTTCATGCTCGCCGGATTGACGATCACCGTGTCCGCCCACTCGGCCAGTTCGACGTGGAGCGCCGTGGCCGTCGGCCCGTCGGGCCAGCGGTCGACGAGGATGTCCCGGCCCACGACGGGAGCCAGGGCTCCGCGGGTCACGAAGCGCTCCGCGCTGCGGGTGACGACGACGCGGAGCTCCAGGTCCGGGTATCCGGTGCGTAGCCACTTCATCCAGAACGGCGCGTGCGCGACGCTGAGGGCACCGGTGCCGACGTACAGGAGCCTGCGGGCCGCGAACGGCGGCAGCTCCGCGCCCCGGCGGCCGCCGGTCATCCGAGACCTCCGGCACCCGCGATATCGCGCAGGTCGCGGTGGGCGGCGGCCTCGCCTTCCGTGAAGTGGACACCGGAGAGGTTGAGGATCACCTCGTCCACCCCGGCGTGGTGGAACCGGCGCAGTGCGGTGGCGATGTCGTCCGGGGTTCCGGTGAGGAAGACCTCCGACTCCACGAGGGCCTCCGCGCCCTTCATTGGCTCGCCGGGGTCGGCCTCGACCCCGGCGCGCCGCAGCATGTCCGTGTAGTGGTCGGTGGACAGATGCGCGCCCACCGCCGTGTACGCCGCCTGAGCGGGGTTGCGGCCGGGCCGGCTCACCGCCGCGTGCACGACAGTGGCCACCCTGGGAGCCTTCCGCCCGCGTTCGGCGGCGCCCGCCTCCATCGCGGGACGCAGTTGCTCCGCGACGTAATGGGGTGGGGTGAGCCAGGTGATGGCGACGTCGGCGAAACGGCCTGCGGTCCTCGCCATGCCGGGGCGCAGCACGCCCAGCCCGACCTCGGGGCGCGGGGCAGCGAGGCGCGGGAGGCGGGCCGTGAGCCGGTACTGCTCGCCCTCGTGCTCCACGGTCTCGCCGTCGAGGAGCCTGCGGACCACGGAGAGGTATTCGCCCATGGCCTTCAGCGGCCGGTCGAAGGCCTCACCGAGGAACGATTTCTGGAACTCCACCGACCCCGGCCCGTAGCCGGCGACGAGGCCCGCCCCGGACAAGGCGCTCAGGGTCCTGGCCTCGACCGCAGCCTGGTAAGGGTGGCGCAGCGGTGCCAGCGCGATGCTCGTGCCCAGCGGCAGGCCGGGGACATGGGCGGTGAGGGCTGCCATGGTCAGGTGGGAGTCCAGCCGCAGCGACTGGCCGAACCACAGCCGCGTGAAGCATGTCTCCCGGGCGAAACGCGCGAATTCGACGGCCGGACCAATGGCGTCCGGCTGTGCGGGATACATGAGGGAGAGTTTTCCCGCGGCTCTCTCAACCACGATTTTCCACCTTCTTCAGTCGCTGGAGGCGCCAGGTATATGTGCGACGCGGGATGTCGAGGACCAGACAGAACCTCGAGATGGGGATCCCCAGCTCTTGACGTATCAACTCGAGGTCCGGGAAGGGATTCCGCGATGACTCCCGACCCGTCGCCACGTCATCAGCTCGACGTATGCCTCACCGAGTGCGACCTTCAGATTCCGCACTTCATGGCGGAGTTTCTGCTCCTGCTGGGAGGGCGGCGCAGACGTCTTTTCGCTGCCCGCCAGCCCCTCCGTGCCGCTGTCGATGAACTGTCTTCGCCAATTGGCTATGGATTGTTCGGACACTTGGGAGAGCTGTGCCGCCTCTGCCGCCGTGCGTTCTTTCGACAGCACGGAGAGCACGATCTTTGCCTTCTCCTGCGGTGGCAGCACCGGGCGCCGTGCCATGAGTCACACCCCGCCTTTTCCGTATGAGAGTTCAGGTGAATCGATGTTCCGGGAGATTTCGAGTGGGTCTGTTCCGGCGGCCGTGAGTGCCTCGGCGACATACGCGTGGCGCCGTGCGCCCGCGGGCTCCCGCCGGGACGCCAGCAGGCCCTCCGCGAGGGCCAGCGCCCGATGCTGGCCGAAGCTCAGCCCGGCGTGCCCAGGCCTCCGGTCGTGCGGCTCCCAGCCGGCGGCGACCCCCGGAGCCAGCAGCTTCGCGAACGGCGAGACACCCGGCGCCAGTCCGGGTGCCCCTGACAGCTCCTCGACCAGCGCATCCAGTGCGGGCCAGGCATCGCTGCCCAGGTAGACGACGAGGGAGTCCCGGCGCGGCAGGAGCCGAGGGGAGGAGATGACCTTTGCCCGGTACGGGACGGCCGCCGCCTCCATCCGGGCCAGCACCGAGCGCCAGATCCCGGTGGCATACCGCGCCTCCGCGATATGGACGTAGACGCGGAGCAGCGGCCCCCTGGACGGCCGTCCCCGCGAGCCGTCGACCAGGAAGAAGCCGGGGGACAGGGCGGGACGGGCGGCGGGCAGCCGGAGCACGTCCTCGGCCGGGTCCACGGCCGAGGACGGAACGGTCACCCGCACCCCGTCGATCTCCGCCACGAGGTGTCCGCCGGCCGCCCTCACCGCCGCGGCCGGGTAATGCGTCGTCCCGTGGGGGACCGCGGCCGCCAGGGCCGCCTCGGTGGCCGGGTCGCGCAGCCGCTTCGGGAGCGGGCCGTCCTCGGACGGCAGCCCGGCGTGGAGGTGTTCGTACAGCAGGTTCGCCAGTTCGCCCGTGCACTCCCGCAGCGATTCCCCCCGGACCGTCCGACCGCCGAACTCGACGGTCAGACCGTCCTCGGCGACGACGGCATCCCGCAGGACCGGATGCAACCGACGGCATATCCGCTCGGTCGTGGCTGTCATGGACCGTCCCCCAGACCCAGCGTCCTGACGAATTTCTCGGGGTGCACCAGCGCAGTCCGGCCGACTCCCATCGCCGCCCGGGTCGCCGCGGACAACCGGGAGCTCTGCTCCGCCGCGCCCAGTGCACGGTCGATGAGATGCCAACCGGCGAAGGCCGTGGCGCGGACCGCCAGCCCGCTGTCGACCGCTGCCCGCGCGCTGCGGTAGCCGGTCCAGAACTCCGCGATGCGGGGCTGCAAGCGGGCGAGTTCCCGCGTTCCCGTCGCCACCAGTTCCTCGTGTGACGGGCCGCGGTCGATCCGGCCGTGCTCCGTGCGCCCACCGGCGAGTCCGCCGAGCGCTCGGTGCAGCCACTCGCCGGCGAAACTCCCCACGTCACGCGCCGGGTCGGCCAGCCGGAACTCCTCACCGTCGATGAGGTGGAGCAGGCCGCCGGCCAGCAGGAACTGGTCCAGTCGCAGATCGCAGTGGACGGGGCGCCGCTCGGCGGCCGACTCCCACCGACGCAGCCTCGCGAGCGCCGCGCACAGTTCGCGGTCGGCGTGGACGATGTTCCACAGACTCACCTCGGCGAAGCTGAGGTTCAGGAACAGCGGCAGGGGCAGCGCGTCGCACCAG is a genomic window of Streptomyces sp. Edi2 containing:
- a CDS encoding T3SS effector HopA1 family protein — protein: MTATTERICRRLHPVLRDAVVAEDGLTVEFGGRTVRGESLRECTGELANLLYEHLHAGLPSEDGPLPKRLRDPATEAALAAAVPHGTTHYPAAAVRAAGGHLVAEIDGVRVTVPSSAVDPAEDVLRLPAARPALSPGFFLVDGSRGRPSRGPLLRVYVHIAEARYATGIWRSVLARMEAAAVPYRAKVISSPRLLPRRDSLVVYLGSDAWPALDALVEELSGAPGLAPGVSPFAKLLAPGVAAGWEPHDRRPGHAGLSFGQHRALALAEGLLASRREPAGARRHAYVAEALTAAGTDPLEISRNIDSPELSYGKGGV
- the lxmK gene encoding class V lanthionine synthetase subunit LxmK; translated protein: MRTTFDPVALRDAPGVNEFLGRIGLGELADPDVASLIGRNDNWAGVTSRGVAVFVKRVLGGAGTAKRQIRRSLAFEATVGRVGREELLTPTVLGHGEAAPLIVTELLTDAVNGTELAERGTFEEDLSHRAGRAVGLLHGAPTEGAAPALDTSAPALPNVAWCDALPLPLFLNLSFAEVSLWNIVHADRELCAALARLRRWESAAERRPVHCDLRLDQFLLAGGLLHLIDGEEFRLADPARDVGSFAGEWLHRALGGLAGGRTEHGRIDRGPSHEELVATGTRELARLQPRIAEFWTGYRSARAAVDSGLAVRATAFAGWHLIDRALGAAEQSSRLSAATRAAMGVGRTALVHPEKFVRTLGLGDGP